In Colwellia sp. M166, a genomic segment contains:
- the ftsH gene encoding ATP-dependent zinc metalloprotease FtsH, translating to MSDMAKNLILWLVIAVVLMSVFQSFTPGSGNEQQVDYTQFIQDVRQGQIREVDVDRNGVINGIKRSGENFVTVIPGGYDRDLINDLVKQGVNASGELPEEPSFLMTIFVSWFPMILLIGVWIFFMRQMQGGGGKGAMSFGKSKARLLGEDQIKTTFADVAGCDEAKEEVSELVDYLKDPSRFQKLGGRIPSGVLMVGQPGTGKTLLAKAIAGEAKVPFFTISGSDFVEMFVGVGASRVRDMFEQAKKSAPCIIFIDEIDAVGRQRGAGMGGGHDEREQTLNQMLVEMDGFEGNEGVIVIAATNRPDVLDPALLRPGRFDRQVTVGLPDIRGREQILKVHMRKVPLGDDVKASVIARGTPGFSGADLANLVNEAALFAARSARRVVGMAEFEKAKDKIMMGSERRSMVMSETEKEMTAYHEAGHAIVGRLVPDHDPVYKVSIMPRGRALGVTMYLPEQDRFSHSKQHLESNISSLYGGRIAEEMIYGFEKVSTGASNDIERATQLARKMVTQWGFSQKMGPMLFAEEEGEVFLGRTSSKSLNMSDETARAIDEEIKDFVNRNYERAATILKENEDILHAMKDALMEYETIDALQVDDLMNRTKVRPPADFDGRNSDDKSDNNADSSKPSAKKDDEKKESTESSSSTEPSDIPAK from the coding sequence TTGAGCGATATGGCAAAAAATCTTATTTTATGGTTAGTTATTGCAGTTGTACTTATGTCTGTTTTCCAGAGTTTTACTCCTGGAAGCGGCAATGAACAACAAGTAGATTACACACAATTTATCCAAGACGTACGTCAAGGGCAAATTAGAGAAGTTGACGTTGATAGAAATGGCGTTATTAATGGTATTAAACGTAGCGGTGAGAACTTTGTTACAGTTATCCCGGGTGGCTATGATCGTGATTTAATCAATGATTTAGTTAAACAAGGCGTAAATGCATCCGGCGAATTACCAGAAGAACCTAGTTTCTTAATGACTATCTTTGTTTCTTGGTTCCCAATGATATTGCTTATTGGTGTCTGGATTTTCTTCATGCGTCAAATGCAAGGTGGTGGCGGTAAAGGCGCGATGAGTTTCGGAAAATCGAAAGCGCGCTTATTAGGCGAAGATCAAATTAAAACTACCTTTGCTGATGTTGCAGGTTGTGACGAAGCAAAAGAAGAAGTATCTGAATTAGTCGATTATTTGAAAGACCCATCACGCTTTCAAAAACTTGGTGGCCGTATTCCATCAGGCGTATTGATGGTGGGTCAACCCGGTACCGGTAAAACTTTATTAGCAAAAGCCATTGCCGGTGAAGCTAAAGTTCCGTTTTTTACTATTTCTGGTTCAGACTTTGTTGAAATGTTTGTTGGTGTTGGTGCCTCTCGTGTGCGTGACATGTTCGAACAAGCGAAAAAATCAGCGCCTTGTATTATCTTCATCGATGAAATTGATGCTGTTGGTCGCCAACGTGGCGCAGGTATGGGTGGTGGTCATGATGAACGTGAGCAAACACTAAACCAAATGCTAGTTGAAATGGATGGTTTTGAAGGTAATGAAGGCGTTATTGTTATTGCTGCAACTAACCGTCCAGACGTGTTAGATCCGGCATTACTTCGTCCTGGTCGTTTTGACCGTCAAGTCACTGTTGGTTTGCCTGATATTCGTGGCCGTGAACAAATTCTTAAAGTACATATGCGTAAAGTACCATTAGGTGACGATGTTAAAGCGTCGGTTATTGCTCGTGGTACCCCAGGCTTTTCTGGTGCTGACTTAGCTAACTTAGTTAACGAAGCGGCATTGTTTGCAGCCCGTTCAGCACGACGCGTTGTGGGTATGGCTGAATTTGAAAAAGCGAAAGATAAAATCATGATGGGTTCAGAGCGCCGTTCAATGGTAATGAGCGAAACTGAAAAAGAAATGACCGCTTACCATGAAGCGGGTCACGCTATTGTTGGTCGCTTAGTACCTGATCATGATCCAGTTTACAAAGTCAGTATTATGCCACGTGGCCGTGCGTTAGGTGTCACTATGTACTTACCTGAACAAGACAGATTTAGTCATAGTAAACAGCACTTGGAAAGTAATATTTCATCGTTATACGGTGGCCGTATTGCTGAAGAAATGATTTACGGTTTTGAAAAAGTGTCAACAGGTGCATCAAATGATATTGAACGTGCCACGCAACTTGCCCGTAAAATGGTAACACAATGGGGCTTTTCTCAAAAAATGGGTCCTATGCTATTTGCTGAAGAAGAAGGTGAAGTATTTTTAGGCAGAACATCGTCTAAATCACTGAACATGTCTGACGAAACAGCACGCGCTATTGATGAAGAAATTAAAGACTTTGTTAATCGTAACTATGAACGTGCAGCGACTATCTTAAAAGAAAATGAAGATATTTTGCATGCGATGAAAGATGCGTTAATGGAATATGAAACTATTGATGCCTTGCAAGTAGATGATCTAATGAATCGTACTAAAGTTCGCCCACCGGCTGACTTTGATGGTAGGAACTCTGATGATAAATCAGATAACAATGCTGACTCTAGTAAACCATCAGCAAAAAAAGATGATGAGAAAAAGGAATCAACTGAATCTTCAAGCTCAACTGAACCTTCAGATATTCCTGCTAAATAA
- the glmM gene encoding phosphoglucosamine mutase — protein sequence MSERRYFGTDGIRGLVGQYPITPEFVMKLGYAAGRVLAAQGTKKVLIGKDTRISGYMLESALEAGFSAAGIDIGLLGPMPTPGIAYLTKTFRAEAGIVISASHNPFYDNGIKFFSQDGQKLPDDVELAIEAELDKDMGCVESAHLGKANRIADAAGRYIEFCKSNFPSQYSLKGMKMVVDCAHGATYHIAPDVFRELGAEVIEIGTSPNGTNINHECGATSMAAISAAVVEHQADLGIALDGDGDRLMMVDHTGYVIDGDESVYVIACNDLKSGNIDGGVVGTLMSNMGLELALADMGVPFVRSKVGDRYVMEMLKQKGWQLGAENSGHVINLNHTSTGDGIIAALNVLTAICNTGKALFELRQGMTKLPQVLVNVRFSGDSDPLVNDEVVAAVKKVNETLTGRGRVLLRKSGTEPLIRVMVEGPEHDEVTALAHNIADAVKLAC from the coding sequence ATGTCAGAAAGAAGATATTTCGGTACCGATGGAATTCGTGGTTTAGTCGGACAATACCCAATTACCCCAGAATTTGTTATGAAGTTAGGTTATGCCGCAGGCCGCGTTTTAGCTGCACAAGGCACTAAAAAAGTACTTATTGGGAAAGATACCCGTATATCAGGCTACATGTTGGAATCAGCATTAGAAGCAGGGTTCTCTGCTGCCGGTATTGACATTGGTTTACTTGGGCCAATGCCAACGCCAGGCATTGCTTATTTAACTAAAACCTTTCGTGCGGAAGCTGGTATTGTTATTAGTGCGTCGCATAATCCATTTTATGATAATGGTATTAAATTTTTCTCACAAGATGGTCAGAAATTACCAGATGACGTTGAATTAGCTATTGAAGCTGAGCTCGATAAAGATATGGGCTGTGTAGAATCTGCGCATTTAGGTAAAGCCAATCGTATTGCTGATGCGGCTGGGCGCTATATTGAATTTTGTAAAAGTAACTTTCCAAGCCAATATTCTTTAAAAGGTATGAAAATGGTAGTGGACTGTGCCCATGGTGCAACCTACCATATTGCGCCTGATGTTTTTCGAGAGCTGGGGGCTGAAGTTATTGAAATTGGTACCTCACCAAACGGCACCAATATTAACCATGAATGTGGCGCAACATCTATGGCAGCAATTAGCGCTGCGGTAGTTGAACATCAAGCGGACCTTGGTATTGCTTTAGATGGTGATGGTGACCGTTTAATGATGGTAGATCATACCGGCTATGTTATTGATGGTGATGAGTCAGTTTATGTTATTGCTTGTAACGATTTGAAAAGTGGCAATATCGATGGTGGTGTTGTTGGCACATTAATGAGTAATATGGGCCTAGAACTAGCGCTAGCTGATATGGGGGTTCCATTCGTTCGTAGTAAAGTCGGTGACCGATACGTGATGGAAATGCTCAAACAAAAAGGCTGGCAATTAGGTGCGGAAAACTCTGGCCATGTCATCAACTTAAACCATACATCAACAGGTGATGGTATTATTGCGGCATTGAATGTTTTAACGGCTATTTGTAATACCGGTAAAGCCTTATTCGAATTACGCCAAGGCATGACCAAGTTACCACAAGTTTTAGTCAATGTTAGATTTTCGGGTGATAGCGATCCTTTAGTTAATGATGAAGTTGTTGCTGCTGTTAAAAAAGTGAATGAAACATTGACCGGTCGTGGCCGTGTGTTGTTGAGAAAATCAGGCACTGAACCACTGATCAGAGTTATGGTTGAAGGCCCTGAACACGATGAAGTAACAGCCTTAGCTCACAATATTGCTGACGCCGTTAAGCTTGCATGTTAG
- the greA gene encoding transcription elongation factor GreA translates to MIKYPMTLLGAEQLKEELRILKTEKRPRIVKDIADAREHGDLKENAEYHAAKEEQGFCEGRIQDIEGRLCNAQVIDVTKIPNNGKVIFGATVTLLNIDTEVEVTYKIVGDDEADFKTGRISLNSPIARGLIGKEVDTEIEIITPGGVVEYEIVAVEHI, encoded by the coding sequence ATGATAAAATATCCGATGACATTGCTTGGCGCTGAGCAATTAAAAGAAGAATTAAGAATTTTAAAAACAGAAAAACGTCCTCGTATCGTTAAAGACATTGCCGATGCTCGTGAGCACGGTGATTTAAAAGAAAATGCAGAGTATCATGCGGCTAAAGAAGAGCAAGGTTTCTGTGAAGGACGTATTCAAGATATTGAAGGCCGTTTATGTAATGCACAAGTTATCGACGTAACTAAAATACCAAATAATGGTAAAGTTATTTTTGGTGCCACAGTAACCTTATTGAATATCGATACTGAAGTTGAAGTGACTTATAAAATTGTTGGTGATGATGAAGCCGATTTTAAAACTGGACGCATCTCGTTAAACTCACCGATTGCTCGTGGTTTAATTGGTAAAGAGGTTGACACTGAAATTGAAATTATTACCCCTGGTGGCGTGGTTGAATATGAGATTGTTGCAGTAGAGCATATTTAA
- the carA gene encoding glutamine-hydrolyzing carbamoyl-phosphate synthase small subunit: MTKSAMLVLEDGTVFKGTAIGAEGTAVGEVVFNTSMTGYQEILTDPSYAEQIVTLTYPHIGNTGTNSEDEESSTIWAKGLVIRDLPLLASNFRSEQSLSDYLKAKNILGIADIDTRKLTRILREKGAQNGCIIAGDFTDVSAEEAKALAQAQSFPGLKGMDLAKVVSTKEAYSWTEGSWQLGKGHVTPEKSDFHVVAYDFGAKRNILRMLVDRGCKLTVVPAQTSAEEVLAMNPDGIFLSNGPGDPEPCDYAINAIKTFLTTDIPVFGICLGHQLLGLASGAKTIKMKFGHHGGNHPVKDFARNVVMITAQNHGFAVDENNLPENLKVTHTSLFDGSIQGIHRTDKPAFSFQGHPEASPGPADAAPLFDHFIDLIVAAKKA, encoded by the coding sequence TTGACTAAATCTGCCATGTTAGTGCTTGAAGACGGCACTGTATTTAAGGGCACCGCTATCGGTGCAGAAGGGACAGCTGTTGGTGAAGTAGTATTCAATACTTCAATGACGGGTTACCAAGAAATTCTGACTGATCCCTCATATGCAGAGCAAATTGTTACCCTAACATATCCTCATATAGGTAACACAGGTACCAATAGTGAAGATGAAGAATCTAGCACTATTTGGGCTAAAGGTTTAGTTATTCGTGACTTACCGTTATTAGCGAGTAATTTTCGAAGTGAACAAAGTTTAAGCGACTACCTAAAAGCGAAAAACATCTTAGGTATTGCTGATATAGATACCCGTAAATTAACCCGTATATTGCGTGAAAAAGGCGCTCAAAATGGTTGTATCATTGCCGGTGACTTTACTGACGTAAGTGCGGAAGAAGCAAAGGCGCTAGCACAAGCACAAAGTTTTCCTGGCTTGAAAGGAATGGACTTAGCGAAAGTGGTTTCGACTAAAGAAGCATACTCATGGACTGAAGGTAGTTGGCAGCTAGGTAAAGGGCACGTTACACCTGAAAAGTCTGATTTTCATGTGGTTGCGTACGATTTCGGTGCCAAACGTAATATTCTACGTATGTTAGTCGACCGTGGTTGTAAGCTAACAGTGGTACCTGCGCAAACCTCAGCAGAAGAAGTACTAGCCATGAATCCTGACGGTATTTTCTTATCAAATGGCCCTGGTGACCCTGAACCATGTGATTATGCGATCAATGCAATTAAAACATTCTTAACTACAGATATCCCGGTATTTGGTATTTGTTTAGGTCATCAGCTACTAGGTTTAGCTAGTGGTGCTAAAACGATAAAAATGAAATTTGGTCATCATGGCGGCAACCATCCAGTAAAAGATTTTGCACGAAATGTGGTGATGATAACAGCCCAAAACCATGGCTTTGCTGTAGATGAAAACAATTTACCTGAAAACTTAAAAGTGACACATACCTCACTATTTGATGGTTCAATCCAAGGTATTCACCGTACAGATAAACCGGCATTTAGTTTTCAAGGCCATCCTGAAGCGAGCCCTGGACCAGCAGATGCTGCACCTTTGTTCGATCACTTTATCGACTTAATCGTTGCGGCTAAAAAAGCTTAG
- the rlmE gene encoding 23S rRNA (uridine(2552)-2'-O)-methyltransferase RlmE yields the protein MSKNKVSVSSARWLKEHFDDEYVKKAQRLGLRSRAVFKLEEINKKDKLIKSGMKVVDLGAAPGGWSEYATKVVGDSGQVIACDILAMDPIAGVDFLQGDFREEAVLDALLNRINGKNIDVVMSDMAANFTGNDTADAARSMYLVELALDMCNQVLKKNGAFVVKVFQGEGFEQFMKDARTAFKTVKTRKPESSRARSREVYLVATGFKL from the coding sequence ATGAGTAAGAATAAGGTCAGTGTCAGTAGTGCTCGGTGGTTGAAAGAGCATTTTGATGATGAATATGTAAAAAAAGCGCAAAGGTTAGGGCTTCGCTCACGCGCTGTTTTTAAACTTGAAGAGATCAATAAAAAAGACAAGCTGATTAAGTCAGGCATGAAAGTGGTTGATTTAGGTGCAGCTCCAGGCGGCTGGTCTGAGTACGCAACGAAAGTTGTTGGTGATAGCGGACAAGTGATCGCCTGTGATATTTTAGCTATGGATCCTATTGCAGGAGTTGATTTTCTGCAAGGTGACTTTCGTGAAGAAGCCGTACTTGATGCGTTATTGAACCGAATTAATGGTAAAAATATCGATGTTGTTATGTCTGACATGGCAGCAAACTTTACCGGTAATGATACCGCAGACGCGGCACGAAGCATGTATTTAGTAGAGTTAGCGCTTGATATGTGTAACCAAGTTTTAAAGAAAAATGGCGCTTTTGTAGTGAAAGTGTTTCAAGGAGAGGGCTTTGAGCAGTTTATGAAAGATGCTCGAACCGCATTTAAAACCGTTAAAACTCGCAAGCCAGAATCATCGCGTGCTCGTTCACGTGAAGTTTATCTAGTGGCGACCGGCTTTAAATTGTAG
- a CDS encoding rhodanese-like domain-containing protein: MILSVPELVALAKKSVNCVSAAHAFTNKNATFIDVREPAEFNASPIDNSIHIPRGILEMTIAKHCPDPEMKIYLHCASGGRAALAAEQLQRIGYQNVSAISCQHHDVLQAQKKQ; the protein is encoded by the coding sequence ATGATTTTATCAGTACCGGAATTAGTTGCACTGGCTAAAAAATCAGTTAATTGTGTTAGCGCGGCACATGCTTTTACAAACAAAAATGCGACATTTATTGATGTCAGAGAACCGGCAGAATTTAACGCTTCACCAATTGATAACTCTATACATATCCCTCGTGGCATATTGGAAATGACTATTGCCAAACACTGTCCCGATCCAGAGATGAAAATTTATTTACATTGTGCTTCTGGTGGGCGTGCTGCCTTAGCTGCTGAACAACTACAGCGCATTGGCTATCAAAATGTTAGTGCTATTAGCTGTCAACACCACGATGTACTTCAGGCACAAAAAAAACAGTAG
- the folP gene encoding dihydropteroate synthase produces the protein MQVNYLNCPNSSLDLSTPQVMGILNLTPDSFSDGGKYMQLEHALAQVERMIADGASIIDIGGESTRPGAAEVSEADELARVIPVLIAIKQRFNILVSIDTSKAAVMNAAITAGADMINDVAALQNEGCLAAVAQSNIPLCLMHMQGLPRTMQNNPSYQHVINDIVTFFQQRIEACLSAGIARERIILDPGFGFGKTLAQNYHLLANLSAFSQLKLPLLIGVSRKSMIGNLLNRDVKQRLAGSLSAAIIAAQQGANIIRVHDVAATVDALTVLQAVTDNQ, from the coding sequence ATGCAGGTAAATTATCTTAATTGTCCAAACTCAAGTCTCGACTTATCGACACCGCAAGTGATGGGTATTCTTAACCTTACCCCAGATTCATTTTCAGATGGTGGCAAGTACATGCAACTTGAACATGCGCTTGCACAAGTTGAACGTATGATTGCTGATGGTGCTAGCATTATTGATATTGGTGGTGAGTCAACACGACCAGGTGCTGCGGAGGTCAGTGAAGCCGATGAGTTAGCGCGTGTTATTCCAGTGCTTATTGCCATTAAGCAACGCTTTAATATTTTAGTGTCGATTGATACGAGTAAAGCAGCGGTAATGAACGCGGCAATAACTGCCGGTGCTGATATGATTAATGATGTTGCAGCCTTACAAAATGAAGGTTGTTTAGCGGCGGTGGCGCAAAGTAATATTCCGCTTTGTTTAATGCATATGCAAGGTTTACCTCGCACCATGCAAAACAATCCCAGTTACCAGCATGTGATTAACGATATAGTAACGTTTTTTCAACAACGAATTGAGGCTTGCCTTAGTGCAGGCATCGCGCGTGAGCGCATAATTTTAGATCCGGGTTTTGGTTTTGGAAAAACACTTGCGCAAAATTATCACTTATTAGCGAATTTATCTGCATTCTCTCAGCTAAAACTACCTTTACTTATTGGTGTTTCGCGTAAATCTATGATAGGAAATTTATTAAATCGAGATGTTAAACAACGTCTTGCCGGTAGCTTAAGTGCTGCCATTATTGCCGCCCAACAAGGAGCCAATATTATTCGTGTGCACGATGTTGCTGCAACCGTGGACGCATTAACAGTATTACAAGCCGTAACTGATAATCAGTAA
- the yhbY gene encoding ribosome assembly RNA-binding protein YhbY has product MNLNKKQIQYLKGLAHSLKPVVLLGNNGLTEAVVAEVDFALNHHELIKIKIPTDDRETKALIVEAICRETKATKVQVIGKTLVIYRQSEEKKIRIPKV; this is encoded by the coding sequence ATGAACCTAAATAAAAAACAAATTCAGTATTTAAAAGGCCTAGCACATAGCCTTAAACCCGTGGTATTACTAGGTAACAACGGTCTTACCGAAGCGGTAGTTGCCGAAGTCGACTTCGCTTTAAACCATCACGAATTAATTAAGATTAAAATCCCTACCGATGATCGTGAAACAAAAGCACTTATTGTTGAAGCCATTTGTCGTGAAACAAAGGCAACTAAAGTGCAAGTGATCGGTAAAACCTTAGTTATTTATCGCCAATCTGAAGAAAAGAAAATTCGCATACCTAAAGTTTAA
- the carB gene encoding carbamoyl-phosphate synthase large subunit — translation MAKRTDLKTILILGAGPIVIGQACEFDYSGAQACKALREEGYRVVLVNSNPATIMTDPEMADATYIEPIHWEVVRKIIEKERPCAVLPTMGGQTALNCALELEAKGVLKEFNVEMIGATADAIDKAEDRSRFDKAMKAIGLETPRAEIVHTLEEAHAASKNLGFPCIIRPSFTMGGSGGGIAYNREEFDEICTRGLDLSPTSELLIDESLIGWKEYEMEVVRDKNDNCIIICSIENFDPMGIHTGDSITVAPAQTLTDKEYQIMRNASIAVLREIGVETGGSNVQFGICPDTGRMVIIEMNPRVSRSSALASKATGFPIAKIAAKLAVGYTLDELTNDITGGKTPASFEPTIDYVVTKIPRFNFEKFAGSEDRLTTQMKSVGEVMSIGRNQQESLQKALRGLEVGVNGFDPMVDVTQPGAKTKIMHELQEAGADRIWYIADAFRLGLTVDDIFRLTKVDRWFLVQIEDIILEEAKVTEGGLKILTPTYLRKLKRKGFADSRLADLIGVAEAEIRKKRHNANIFPVYKRVDTCAAEFSSDTAYMYSTYDEECEANPTDKESIMILGGGPNRIGQGIEFDYCCVHAALALREDGYETIMVNCNPETVSTDYDTSDRLYFESITFEDVLEIVRIEKPKGVIVQYGGQTPLKLARALEAAGVPIIGTSPDAIDRAEDRERFQQAVDRLGLLQPENATVTSIDEAMAKAEAIGFPLVVRPSYVLGGRAMEIVYDLDDLRRYMTEAVSVSNDSPVLLDHFLDDAIEVDIDVVCDGVDVVVGGIMQHIEQAGVHSGDSACSLPAYSLSQEVQDVMRKQVTDLAFELGVIGLMNTQMAVKDGEVYIIEVNPRAARTIPFVSKATAVPLAKVGARVMAGKSLKEQGIIKEVIPPYFSVKEVVIPFNKFHGSDPLVGPEMRSTGEVMGVGDTFEEAYAKANLGAGVSVPKDGRALISVRNSDKGRVADLARQMVALGYEIDATHGTAIILGEANIPCRLVNKVHEGRPHILDRIKNGEYNYIINTTEGRKAIEDSKVLRGGALRYKVAYTTTLNAAFAACQSHSADDRNIVTSIQELHKRCK, via the coding sequence ATGGCAAAACGTACTGATTTAAAAACTATCTTGATCTTAGGCGCTGGCCCAATTGTTATTGGTCAAGCATGTGAGTTTGATTACTCTGGCGCACAAGCTTGTAAAGCACTGCGTGAAGAAGGTTACCGAGTTGTATTGGTTAACTCAAACCCAGCAACGATAATGACCGATCCAGAAATGGCTGATGCGACCTACATCGAACCTATTCACTGGGAAGTTGTGCGCAAAATTATTGAAAAAGAACGTCCTTGTGCGGTGTTACCGACCATGGGCGGTCAAACAGCATTAAACTGTGCACTTGAACTTGAAGCAAAAGGTGTATTAAAAGAATTCAACGTTGAAATGATTGGCGCGACAGCTGATGCAATTGATAAAGCTGAAGACCGTAGTCGTTTCGACAAAGCAATGAAAGCGATTGGTTTAGAAACGCCACGCGCTGAAATAGTGCATACCCTTGAAGAAGCACACGCGGCAAGTAAAAATTTAGGTTTTCCTTGTATTATTCGTCCATCATTTACTATGGGTGGCAGCGGTGGTGGTATTGCTTATAACCGTGAAGAATTTGATGAAATTTGTACGCGTGGTTTAGATCTTTCACCGACATCAGAATTATTGATCGATGAATCATTAATCGGTTGGAAAGAATATGAAATGGAAGTGGTACGCGACAAAAATGATAACTGTATCATTATTTGTTCAATTGAAAACTTCGACCCTATGGGTATTCATACCGGTGATTCAATCACCGTTGCACCAGCACAAACCTTAACCGATAAAGAATACCAAATCATGCGAAATGCCTCGATTGCGGTATTGCGTGAAATTGGTGTTGAAACCGGTGGTTCAAACGTACAGTTTGGTATTTGTCCTGACACTGGCCGTATGGTGATTATTGAGATGAACCCACGGGTATCTCGTTCATCAGCGCTTGCTTCAAAAGCAACCGGCTTCCCCATTGCTAAAATTGCCGCAAAGCTAGCTGTCGGCTACACGCTAGATGAATTAACCAATGATATTACTGGTGGTAAAACTCCAGCATCCTTTGAGCCGACTATCGACTATGTTGTCACTAAAATACCTCGTTTCAACTTTGAAAAGTTTGCTGGCTCAGAAGATCGTCTAACCACGCAAATGAAATCTGTCGGTGAGGTGATGTCAATTGGTCGTAACCAACAAGAGTCATTACAGAAAGCTTTACGAGGCTTAGAAGTTGGCGTAAATGGTTTTGACCCTATGGTTGATGTTACGCAGCCCGGTGCTAAAACCAAAATAATGCATGAGTTACAAGAAGCGGGTGCCGATCGTATCTGGTATATTGCCGATGCTTTTCGCCTAGGCTTAACGGTTGACGATATTTTCCGTTTAACGAAAGTTGACCGTTGGTTCTTAGTGCAAATTGAAGACATTATTTTAGAAGAAGCGAAAGTTACCGAAGGTGGCTTAAAAATATTAACACCAACTTATCTACGTAAATTAAAACGTAAAGGTTTTGCTGATTCACGTTTAGCTGATTTGATTGGTGTCGCTGAAGCTGAAATACGTAAAAAACGTCATAATGCAAATATTTTTCCCGTCTATAAACGTGTGGATACCTGTGCGGCTGAGTTTAGCTCAGACACTGCTTACATGTATTCTACTTATGATGAAGAATGTGAAGCTAACCCGACAGATAAAGAGTCGATCATGATCTTAGGTGGCGGTCCAAACCGTATTGGTCAAGGTATTGAGTTCGATTACTGTTGTGTACATGCTGCGCTTGCTTTACGCGAAGATGGTTATGAGACCATTATGGTTAACTGTAACCCTGAAACAGTTTCAACGGATTATGACACTTCAGACCGTTTATATTTTGAGTCGATTACTTTTGAAGATGTATTAGAAATTGTCCGGATTGAAAAACCTAAAGGTGTCATCGTGCAGTATGGCGGTCAAACACCCCTTAAATTAGCTCGTGCGTTAGAAGCTGCAGGTGTGCCAATTATTGGTACTTCACCCGATGCCATTGACCGCGCAGAAGACAGAGAGCGCTTCCAACAAGCCGTTGATCGTTTAGGTTTGTTACAACCGGAAAATGCGACAGTAACCTCTATAGATGAGGCGATGGCAAAAGCAGAAGCTATTGGTTTCCCACTGGTGGTTCGTCCGTCTTATGTTTTAGGTGGTCGTGCCATGGAAATTGTTTACGACCTCGATGATTTACGCCGTTACATGACTGAAGCGGTAAGTGTATCGAATGACTCGCCAGTATTGCTTGATCATTTCCTTGATGATGCTATTGAAGTAGATATTGATGTGGTTTGTGATGGAGTCGATGTGGTTGTTGGCGGTATTATGCAGCATATCGAACAAGCCGGTGTTCACTCAGGTGATTCAGCATGTTCATTACCGGCATACAGTTTAAGCCAAGAAGTACAAGATGTTATGCGCAAGCAAGTGACCGATCTTGCTTTTGAGTTGGGTGTTATTGGTTTAATGAATACCCAAATGGCGGTTAAAGATGGCGAAGTGTACATCATTGAAGTTAACCCTCGTGCTGCGCGTACTATACCGTTTGTATCGAAAGCAACAGCGGTGCCTTTAGCTAAAGTAGGTGCGCGTGTAATGGCCGGTAAATCGCTGAAAGAGCAAGGTATTATAAAAGAAGTTATTCCACCGTATTTTTCAGTAAAAGAAGTTGTTATCCCATTTAATAAGTTCCATGGCAGTGATCCGTTAGTCGGACCAGAAATGCGTTCAACTGGTGAAGTCATGGGTGTGGGGGATACCTTTGAAGAAGCTTATGCCAAAGCTAACTTAGGTGCTGGTGTTTCAGTACCTAAAGATGGCCGCGCGTTAATTTCTGTACGTAATAGTGATAAAGGCCGAGTTGCTGATTTAGCTCGACAAATGGTGGCATTGGGTTATGAAATTGATGCCACGCACGGAACGGCTATCATCCTAGGTGAAGCGAACATTCCTTGTCGATTAGTGAATAAAGTACATGAAGGTCGTCCACATATTCTTGATAGAATTAAGAATGGTGAATACAACTACATTATTAATACTACCGAAGGTCGTAAAGCGATTGAAGATTCTAAAGTATTACGTGGTGGTGCTTTACGTTACAAAGTCGCATATACTACAACATTGAACGCTGCGTTTGCTGCTTGTCAATCACACTCGGCAGATGACCGCAATATTGTAACGTCAATACAAGAGCTACATAAGCGTTGTAAATAA